One Vibrio penaeicida DNA segment encodes these proteins:
- a CDS encoding TRAP transporter substrate-binding protein, giving the protein MKNLSKTFLAATLAVSMVAAPYAMATKVLRIGHDNKADIMENPAHAFTGVFKNIVETASNGEIKVQVFPSNQLGSAKEHIQMVKDGQLQGTLSSVGALAGYYPRIGVLDVPFAFNNNAATYDVLDGPFGKALASDIESEIKDVRVLGFPDTGGFFSVTNSKRALTSLDDFKGLRIRTMTLPTHQKIIQSLGAQAYPLSWGEVYSSLQTGVIDGQMNPIPTVSFAKFNEVQKYLTLTNHLFAPYTFMINRDFFDGLSANEQKIVRDAVQIALSANRGLSRLIEASEDRGLEGLKKKMKVNSLTDEQRQKMRDVTQPTIKAYIKETHGKKGEELLNLFLKEVDSANQSAYLQ; this is encoded by the coding sequence ATGAAAAATTTGTCGAAAACTTTCCTTGCTGCAACGCTGGCCGTCAGTATGGTTGCTGCACCTTACGCCATGGCTACCAAGGTGTTAAGAATTGGTCACGATAATAAAGCTGACATTATGGAAAACCCAGCGCACGCTTTTACGGGAGTGTTTAAAAACATTGTCGAAACTGCATCAAATGGCGAAATAAAAGTTCAAGTATTTCCAAGCAACCAATTGGGTAGCGCGAAAGAGCACATACAAATGGTTAAGGATGGGCAGCTTCAAGGAACACTCTCATCCGTTGGTGCACTTGCAGGGTATTATCCACGTATTGGGGTTTTGGATGTGCCATTTGCTTTTAACAACAATGCCGCAACGTATGACGTGCTTGATGGTCCTTTTGGCAAGGCACTCGCGTCTGATATTGAATCAGAAATAAAAGATGTACGTGTACTTGGTTTTCCAGACACAGGTGGCTTTTTCTCTGTCACCAACTCGAAACGTGCCTTGACCTCTTTGGATGATTTTAAAGGGCTGCGCATTCGAACAATGACGTTGCCGACTCACCAAAAAATCATTCAATCTTTAGGGGCACAAGCCTACCCTCTTTCTTGGGGGGAAGTGTATTCCTCTTTACAAACTGGCGTAATAGACGGGCAAATGAACCCCATTCCAACCGTGTCATTCGCAAAATTCAATGAAGTACAAAAGTACCTAACCTTAACGAATCACCTATTCGCACCATACACCTTTATGATCAATCGCGATTTCTTTGATGGCTTGTCTGCCAATGAACAAAAAATCGTGCGCGATGCCGTGCAAATTGCATTAAGTGCTAACCGAGGATTGTCTCGTTTAATAGAAGCATCAGAAGATCGTGGTTTGGAAGGTCTGAAGAAAAAAATGAAAGTGAACTCTTTAACCGATGAACAACGCCAAAAAATGCGCGATGTTACTCAACCAACCATCAAAGCATACATTAAAGAGACACATGGCAAGAAAGGAGAAGAATTGCTGAACCTCTTCTTAAAAGAAGTGGATTCTGCTAACCAATCGGCTTACCTTCAGTAA
- a CDS encoding ABC transporter ATP-binding protein: MAHVVLKNIKKSYGKVDVLKGIDLEINDKEFVTFVGPSGCGKSTLLRMISGLEEPTSGEIFIDDRDVTDEAPADREIAMVFQSYALYPQMTVRENMSFALSIDKRPKEEITKKVNHAGKMLKLDQLFDRLPKELSGGQRQRVAIGRAIVRNPKLFLFDEPLSNLDAELRVDMRIQIAELHRTLATSMVYVTHDQVEAMTLADKIVVLRDGSVEQVGPPLELYYHPKNQFVAGFIGSPKMNFIPVTVLESSETQTTVSIADRYRLTLPRNGAHLASGDKITLGIRPEHLVVKEAVEEGRCIVPMTINVAEYLGAVSYVHCYSGDIEKLSLMLDGEEAVSHKLDNGQILHIELREQYCHLFDIDQQALPLVK, encoded by the coding sequence ATGGCTCACGTAGTACTAAAAAACATCAAGAAATCTTATGGCAAAGTGGATGTTCTTAAAGGCATCGACCTTGAAATCAATGACAAAGAATTTGTGACTTTTGTTGGACCTTCTGGCTGTGGTAAATCGACCTTGCTTCGTATGATCTCGGGGTTGGAAGAACCGACTTCCGGCGAGATATTCATCGATGACAGGGACGTTACCGATGAAGCACCTGCGGATCGTGAAATTGCTATGGTGTTCCAATCCTATGCGCTGTATCCGCAAATGACGGTACGGGAGAATATGTCCTTTGCCCTCTCGATAGATAAACGCCCTAAGGAAGAGATCACCAAGAAAGTGAATCATGCAGGGAAGATGCTAAAGCTCGACCAACTGTTTGACCGCTTACCTAAAGAGCTATCGGGCGGTCAGCGTCAAAGGGTAGCGATTGGGCGTGCGATTGTACGCAACCCTAAGTTATTTTTGTTTGATGAGCCTCTTTCTAACCTAGATGCTGAACTTCGGGTAGATATGCGGATTCAAATTGCCGAGCTGCACCGAACTCTGGCAACCAGCATGGTTTACGTGACTCACGATCAGGTCGAAGCAATGACACTAGCCGACAAGATTGTGGTGCTTCGTGATGGCAGCGTAGAGCAAGTAGGGCCGCCGCTTGAGCTTTATTATCACCCTAAAAACCAGTTTGTTGCTGGGTTCATCGGTTCTCCGAAAATGAACTTCATCCCTGTTACTGTGCTGGAATCCAGTGAGACGCAAACGACAGTCAGCATTGCAGATCGTTATCGCCTGACTTTACCAAGAAATGGTGCTCATTTAGCGTCTGGCGATAAAATCACCTTGGGTATTCGTCCAGAGCATTTGGTTGTAAAAGAGGCGGTAGAAGAAGGGCGTTGTATTGTGCCAATGACGATTAATGTGGCTGAATATTTAGGGGCGGTTTCTTACGTTCATTGCTATTCAGGTGATATAGAAAAGCTGAGTTTGATGTTGGATGGTGAAGAGGCGGTATCGCATAAACTGGATAATGGGCAGATTCTGCATATCGAACTTAGAGAGCAGTATTGCCATCTTTTCGATATTGACCAGCAAGCACTGCCTTTGGTCAAATAG
- a CDS encoding MurR/RpiR family transcriptional regulator, with translation MSVDIDILSKISERYSSLRDAEKKVANYIADDLSSAANASITEMAQQANVSEATITRFAKAVECRNVRDLKIKLAQSLAVGQRFIDEPIDQTGMQGVYESIKHTMDMNRKVINEEDIRQCAEWIHGARQTLAIGMGGGSTMVAQEFQHRLFRLGYPVTAYNDGLLARMVAATADSNDLLIVMSVTGYTPAIIEVAETAKQYGVKVIGITSSGSPLAKVCDIVLPIVTQETDFIYKPSASRYAMLALVDVLSMELAVSHKRRSRDRLRRLKVALDSHRGGGDRQPLGD, from the coding sequence GTGTCTGTGGATATCGATATTCTTTCTAAAATCAGCGAACGGTATTCCAGCCTACGAGACGCTGAAAAGAAAGTCGCCAATTACATTGCTGATGATCTATCGTCGGCGGCGAATGCCAGTATTACCGAGATGGCACAACAAGCCAACGTGAGTGAAGCGACCATTACACGGTTTGCCAAAGCCGTCGAATGTCGTAATGTGCGTGATTTGAAAATTAAACTGGCGCAGTCTTTAGCTGTTGGGCAACGTTTTATTGATGAGCCTATTGATCAGACCGGTATGCAAGGTGTTTATGAATCCATAAAGCATACAATGGATATGAACCGCAAAGTGATCAATGAAGAGGATATCCGCCAATGTGCTGAGTGGATCCATGGAGCCCGTCAGACATTAGCAATAGGGATGGGGGGCGGTTCTACTATGGTCGCACAAGAGTTCCAACATCGGCTGTTTCGCTTGGGATATCCTGTGACTGCTTATAATGATGGGTTGCTCGCACGGATGGTTGCCGCGACTGCTGATAGTAATGATCTGTTGATAGTGATGTCGGTGACAGGGTATACGCCAGCGATTATTGAGGTGGCTGAGACGGCCAAGCAATATGGAGTGAAGGTTATTGGAATCACGAGCAGTGGAAGCCCACTCGCGAAAGTCTGCGATATCGTTCTGCCTATTGTGACGCAAGAAACCGACTTTATATACAAACCCTCAGCTTCTCGCTACGCCATGTTGGCACTGGTGGATGTGCTTTCTATGGAGTTAGCCGTCAGCCATAAACGCCGTTCTCGTGATCGCCTTCGTCGATTAAAAGTTGCGTTGGATTCGCATCGCGGTGGTGGTGATAGGCAGCCTTTAGGCGATTAG
- a CDS encoding TRAP transporter small permease yields the protein MQKSVISSIKHKLNKANQFAVGILTLLLILDVWIGVLDRYVFQWQLVWVEELARYIMIWAILMAVPCCTAGREHMGLEFVVRQFPEHVRILIHRVLGLLTCAFFFYIAYLGYFFAMKGANQLSTVFSLPMSYAYAAVPVTFFLSGFQALLVWLEDCLGTDNTPNGTSAQEEEAC from the coding sequence ATGCAGAAGTCCGTCATTTCAAGCATCAAACATAAGCTCAATAAAGCCAACCAATTCGCTGTAGGCATACTTACCCTATTGCTCATATTGGACGTGTGGATTGGGGTGCTTGATCGCTACGTTTTCCAATGGCAATTGGTGTGGGTTGAGGAACTGGCACGTTACATCATGATTTGGGCAATCTTAATGGCAGTTCCTTGCTGTACTGCAGGGCGAGAACATATGGGCTTGGAATTTGTGGTTCGTCAATTCCCTGAACATGTGAGAATTCTTATTCATCGAGTATTGGGGCTTTTAACCTGCGCATTCTTTTTCTATATCGCTTATCTCGGCTACTTCTTTGCTATGAAAGGAGCCAATCAACTCTCTACTGTTTTCTCTCTCCCCATGTCCTATGCCTATGCTGCGGTCCCCGTCACCTTTTTCCTCTCTGGATTCCAGGCGTTACTCGTGTGGCTAGAGGATTGCTTAGGTACTGACAATACGCCGAATGGCACATCCGCTCAGGAGGAAGAAGCATGTTGA
- a CDS encoding TRAP transporter large permease, whose amino-acid sequence MLIGGLFLLLMLLGAPIAIALGVAGITGMFDVGGAHFASLAPSKIFNGLNIFPFLAMPFFILAGEIMNFTGITNRLVYLAEALVGHFRGGLAHSNMVASVFFSGITGSATADAAAFGRTLVPAMEKQGYSRSYACAVTAAGSIIGPTIPPSGLMVVYGSLMGVSIGGLFATGILPGLLVCLVCMAIIAAMGKRKNLPKMSEKASLKEVLVHFRQSSLALLMPLIILGGIVFGIVTPTEAASIAVAYAMIIGFFVYRNLTFPALFQMVIRTAQISAVIYLIIGSASILGWWLSFNQIPQMIADFFISLSDNPHIILFLIISLLLVVGMLMDINVMLIILAPILVPLTAEIGMHPLHAGIVFVLALNISLMTPPIGACLFVLSSVTGARIEGIAKELMPFLIGQLLLLFTIAYFPDLVLFIPRLLGY is encoded by the coding sequence ATGTTGATTGGTGGGCTGTTTCTCTTATTGATGTTACTTGGTGCTCCCATCGCCATCGCTCTTGGAGTGGCGGGTATCACGGGAATGTTTGATGTTGGCGGTGCACACTTTGCTTCTTTGGCACCAAGCAAAATTTTTAACGGCTTAAACATTTTCCCTTTCCTTGCGATGCCGTTTTTCATTCTTGCTGGTGAAATTATGAATTTCACCGGTATCACAAATCGACTGGTGTATTTGGCAGAAGCCCTTGTTGGACATTTTCGTGGTGGGCTTGCTCACTCCAATATGGTTGCATCGGTTTTCTTTTCTGGCATCACCGGGAGTGCCACTGCCGATGCCGCGGCATTTGGTCGAACTCTTGTGCCTGCTATGGAAAAACAAGGTTATAGCCGGTCGTATGCCTGCGCGGTTACCGCGGCAGGTTCCATTATCGGGCCAACTATCCCCCCCTCCGGTTTAATGGTGGTGTATGGATCACTTATGGGGGTTTCCATTGGAGGCCTTTTTGCTACAGGCATATTGCCAGGATTATTGGTGTGCTTGGTTTGCATGGCCATTATTGCCGCCATGGGAAAACGCAAAAATTTACCAAAAATGAGCGAGAAGGCATCGCTAAAAGAAGTGCTTGTTCACTTTAGACAGTCTTCTCTAGCGCTGCTTATGCCGCTGATCATTTTAGGTGGTATCGTATTTGGTATTGTCACGCCAACAGAAGCGGCATCCATAGCCGTGGCTTATGCGATGATCATCGGTTTCTTTGTCTATCGAAATCTGACGTTTCCTGCTCTGTTTCAAATGGTGATCCGCACTGCACAGATTTCAGCGGTGATTTACCTCATCATTGGGTCGGCATCCATTCTTGGTTGGTGGCTGAGTTTCAATCAAATACCCCAGATGATTGCCGATTTCTTTATCTCGCTGTCTGATAACCCTCACATCATCCTGTTCTTGATCATCAGCTTGCTATTGGTGGTGGGAATGCTGATGGATATTAACGTTATGTTGATCATCCTCGCGCCTATTTTGGTACCACTCACCGCGGAAATAGGGATGCATCCTCTTCATGCTGGCATCGTGTTTGTGTTGGCTCTCAATATATCGCTGATGACACCGCCAATAGGGGCATGTCTATTCGTGCTCTCTTCCGTTACCGGTGCACGCATTGAAGGAATAGCCAAAGAGCTAATGCCTTTCTTAATTGGACAACTGCTATTGCTGTTCACTATCGCTTACTTCCCAGACTTGGTGCTGTTTATACCAAGGCTGCTTGGGTATTGA
- the srmB gene encoding ATP-dependent RNA helicase SrmB, which yields MIRTFAELDLDPNLLEAIEEMGYERPTQIQAEAIPQALDGRDILASAPTGTGKTAAFVIPALQYLQDFPRRKAGPARILILTPTRELAMQVADQARALAKNTNLKIFTITGGVQYQEHADILSTTQDIVVATPGRLMEYIEAERFDCRAIEWLVLDEADRMLDMGFGPTVDRLSSECRWRKQSMLFSATLEGRGVEGFTADLLKEPAELDAEPSRRERKKITQWYHRADTMDHKLALLKHIITEQAERSIVFLKTRDRLAELRAHLESAQINCAWIQGEMPQDRRNNAIRRFRDGEVNVLLATDVAARGIDLPDVSHVINFDMPRTADVYLHRIGRTARAGKKGNALSIVEAHDQPMLDRVARYTKEDIKERFVEGLRPQHKKPTFKKKNKKKAAKKAEKKKSGVKKKK from the coding sequence GTGATCAGAACTTTTGCTGAACTCGATTTAGATCCAAATTTGCTGGAGGCCATTGAAGAGATGGGGTATGAACGCCCAACTCAAATTCAGGCTGAAGCCATTCCACAAGCACTAGACGGTCGCGACATTTTAGCTTCTGCGCCTACTGGTACAGGTAAAACAGCCGCATTTGTCATTCCTGCGCTGCAATACCTGCAAGACTTTCCGCGTCGTAAAGCCGGCCCAGCGCGAATTTTGATCCTGACTCCTACTCGCGAATTGGCAATGCAGGTTGCGGATCAAGCGAGAGCATTGGCGAAAAATACGAATTTAAAGATCTTCACCATCACGGGTGGTGTTCAGTACCAAGAACATGCCGACATCCTTTCCACTACTCAAGATATTGTGGTTGCGACACCAGGTCGTTTAATGGAATACATTGAAGCGGAACGTTTTGACTGTCGTGCTATTGAATGGTTGGTATTGGATGAAGCCGACCGCATGCTGGACATGGGTTTTGGCCCGACCGTTGATCGTTTGTCTTCAGAGTGTCGCTGGCGTAAACAATCCATGCTGTTTTCCGCGACCTTAGAGGGGCGTGGAGTTGAAGGTTTTACTGCCGATCTACTCAAAGAGCCTGCAGAACTGGATGCCGAACCTTCACGTCGCGAGCGCAAAAAGATTACTCAGTGGTATCACCGTGCCGATACCATGGATCACAAATTAGCTCTCCTTAAGCACATCATAACTGAGCAAGCAGAGCGCTCCATTGTCTTTCTTAAAACACGCGATCGCCTTGCGGAGTTACGTGCGCACTTAGAAAGCGCGCAGATAAATTGCGCTTGGATCCAAGGTGAAATGCCACAAGATCGCCGCAACAATGCCATTCGCCGTTTCCGTGACGGTGAAGTTAATGTGCTTCTAGCCACCGACGTTGCGGCCCGCGGTATCGATTTACCCGATGTTTCTCATGTAATTAACTTCGACATGCCGCGAACTGCTGACGTATACCTTCACCGCATTGGGCGAACCGCTCGTGCTGGTAAAAAAGGAAATGCGCTCTCTATTGTTGAAGCACACGATCAACCAATGTTAGATCGCGTTGCTCGCTATACAAAAGAAGACATAAAAGAACGCTTTGTTGAAGGCTTGAGACCTCAGCATAAGAAGCCAACTTTTAAGAAGAAGAACAAAAAGAAAGCGGCAAAAAAAGCAGAAAAGAAAAAATCAGGTGTTAAAAAGAAAAAGTAA